One Brevibacillus choshinensis genomic window carries:
- a CDS encoding helix-turn-helix domain-containing protein yields the protein MDTNLGKLIKALRVGKKKTLKQISEKTELSISFLSQVERGKSSITLESLKKISEALEVSPSYFFADEPAQPKTTLRRGSNEPTRSHLSPFIYEDLSGDLAHSAMEPKLVTLLPYDEKGAPFAHKGQEFVYVLEGVLTLLLGDEEHDLYPGDSIHMDSSTPHNWHNRTPQRVRFLCVNSN from the coding sequence ATGGACACAAACTTGGGAAAACTCATCAAGGCCTTGCGTGTCGGCAAAAAAAAGACACTCAAGCAGATATCTGAAAAAACGGAACTATCCATAAGCTTTTTGTCTCAGGTGGAACGAGGAAAATCATCGATCACGCTGGAGTCGCTGAAGAAAATTTCGGAGGCGCTAGAGGTAAGTCCCAGCTACTTCTTCGCGGATGAGCCTGCTCAGCCCAAAACGACGCTGCGCCGAGGGAGTAATGAGCCAACCCGTTCCCATTTGTCTCCGTTTATCTACGAAGACTTGTCGGGCGATCTGGCCCATTCCGCTATGGAGCCGAAGCTGGTTACGCTTTTGCCATATGATGAAAAAGGTGCACCGTTCGCGCACAAAGGACAGGAGTTTGTGTATGTGCTGGAAGGTGTCCTTACTTTATTGCTGGGAGACGAGGAGCATGATCTCTACCCGGGCGACAGCATTCACATGGACTCTTCCACGCCTCACAACTGGCATAACCGTACGCCGCAGAGAGTCAGGTTTCTTTGTGTGAATTCGAATTAA
- a CDS encoding ornithine cyclodeaminase family protein, with translation MLVLNREEIQRIYTMRDCLRDVEQVFRDHMEGHVVTPVRTAIDHPKYGATSLYMPSYLESDDYVAVKIISIFPENHTHGIKALQSVILLTEAKTGQHVAMMDASLLTIMRTGASSGVATKYLAKEDAACCAVLGCGAQSLGQIQAVMEVRDLTQIILYNRTRARAEELKETLLAQYPDWRGEIRVAEDANEAAEIADIVICSTKATTPLFDGARLKAGAHINAIGAFLPHMQEVDLTALRRSSKIVVDTEEGALHEAGDLLIPASKGEWSFDELYGELGEIVTGKKAGREHADEITLYKSVGIAYLDTAVAKSVYERALAAGVGTSIRL, from the coding sequence ATGCTAGTTTTGAACCGGGAGGAAATCCAACGTATCTATACCATGAGAGATTGCTTGCGCGATGTAGAGCAAGTATTCCGTGATCATATGGAAGGACATGTGGTGACACCCGTTCGTACAGCCATTGATCATCCGAAATACGGAGCGACCAGCTTGTACATGCCTTCGTATCTGGAATCCGACGATTACGTAGCGGTGAAGATCATCAGCATTTTCCCTGAAAACCATACCCACGGAATCAAGGCCCTCCAGAGTGTCATTCTTTTGACGGAGGCCAAAACTGGCCAGCACGTCGCGATGATGGATGCCAGTCTGCTGACGATCATGCGCACAGGGGCAAGCTCCGGAGTCGCGACGAAATATCTGGCCAAGGAAGATGCGGCTTGCTGCGCAGTGCTCGGCTGCGGTGCCCAGTCACTGGGGCAAATTCAGGCCGTAATGGAAGTTCGCGACCTGACGCAGATCATCCTGTACAATCGCACGCGGGCAAGGGCGGAGGAACTAAAGGAAACCCTTCTTGCGCAATACCCTGATTGGCGCGGAGAGATTCGAGTCGCAGAAGACGCGAATGAAGCAGCCGAGATCGCGGATATCGTGATCTGCAGTACAAAAGCGACAACTCCCCTTTTTGACGGTGCACGTCTGAAAGCCGGCGCGCACATCAACGCGATCGGCGCCTTCCTCCCTCATATGCAGGAGGTCGATCTGACGGCCCTGCGACGCAGCAGCAAAATCGTGGTCGATACCGAGGAAGGCGCCCTGCATGAAGCGGGCGATCTGCTCATCCCCGCGAGCAAAGGGGAGTGGAGCTTTGATGAGCTCTACGGCGAGCTGGGTGAAATCGTGACGGGCAAAAAGGCTGGCCGAGAGCATGCCGATGAAATCACGCTCTACAAGTCTGTGGGGATCGCGTACCTGGATACTGCCGTGGCAAAGAGCGTCTACGAACGCGCACTGGCCGCTGGAGTAGGCACAAGCATCCGCTTGTAG
- a CDS encoding response regulator — translation MARVLIVDDAAFTRRMLTDMVGGQHEICGEASNGLEAIEKYKLLKPDIVTMDITMPEMHGIDAMEEILDYDGNAKVLICSAIGHRQKVLEAMKKGARDFVVKPFQKEQILDAIHRIL, via the coding sequence ATGGCCCGAGTGCTGATTGTTGACGATGCTGCCTTCACAAGACGCATGCTGACTGACATGGTGGGTGGACAACACGAGATTTGTGGCGAGGCTAGCAACGGGTTGGAGGCAATTGAAAAATACAAGCTGCTCAAGCCTGACATCGTGACGATGGATATCACCATGCCCGAGATGCACGGAATCGACGCGATGGAAGAGATTTTGGATTACGATGGCAATGCGAAGGTGCTGATCTGTTCTGCAATCGGTCATCGGCAAAAGGTACTGGAAGCCATGAAAAAGGGCGCCCGTGACTTTGTCGTCAAACCCTTTCAGAAAGAGCAGATCCTCGATGCCATCCACCGAATTCTATAG
- a CDS encoding Ger(x)C family spore germination protein: MRRKRIANVLLICSLTLLSGCWDQKSIQDMIYLSAIGVDYVDNEYVIYAQSSDLASVAKQEGPSNGVSPPAVVSIGRGETLQNALDNLQKNSQVPLFSGFVSSIIYHERLLKKDILPTYDILNRYGLLRYTKWVFGTREPLENILSNHALTGFSPLISLLHQPEEVYKQRSFIEPIQYYKFIERFWEPSNTVVLPNITIYEKSWKENNKFVSRLSVDGIHAIHRGQWEGFFSNPDLLGLRWMNPHTEFAGIIIRVNGKPKATLRIKNVSLDVRPVHTGVKPTFHVHVHLKAFVREVMGKVSSEEIRQIAEKEVIEQIRGTFSKGVQRGVDLFSFEEAMYKKDVTAWKQFAKNRSNKITADALEGITVHLYLSDSGKMKQNWYNYPDDLLPK, translated from the coding sequence TTGAGACGCAAACGGATCGCCAATGTCCTGCTCATTTGCTCGCTCACCCTGCTGAGCGGTTGCTGGGATCAGAAATCCATCCAAGATATGATTTACTTGTCTGCCATCGGAGTCGATTACGTCGATAATGAATACGTCATTTACGCCCAATCATCCGATCTCGCCAGCGTAGCCAAGCAGGAGGGTCCGTCGAACGGAGTTTCCCCTCCTGCTGTGGTCTCCATTGGCCGAGGAGAAACGCTGCAAAACGCCTTGGATAATTTGCAAAAAAACTCTCAGGTTCCGCTGTTCTCCGGCTTCGTATCTTCCATCATCTACCACGAACGGCTTTTGAAAAAAGACATCTTGCCTACATACGATATTTTGAATCGGTACGGGCTCTTGCGCTATACAAAATGGGTGTTCGGAACACGGGAACCTCTCGAGAACATATTGAGCAATCACGCTTTGACAGGCTTCTCGCCGTTAATCTCGCTGCTGCATCAGCCAGAAGAAGTCTATAAACAGCGTTCTTTTATCGAGCCCATTCAGTACTACAAATTCATCGAGCGCTTCTGGGAGCCCAGCAACACAGTCGTCTTGCCGAACATCACGATTTACGAAAAGTCCTGGAAGGAAAATAACAAATTTGTCTCCCGGCTCTCGGTAGATGGGATCCACGCCATTCACCGAGGGCAGTGGGAAGGCTTTTTCTCCAACCCGGATCTGCTCGGCCTGCGCTGGATGAATCCGCATACCGAATTCGCAGGTATCATCATTCGTGTGAATGGCAAGCCCAAAGCAACGCTACGCATTAAAAATGTGAGCCTCGATGTTCGCCCTGTTCACACGGGCGTGAAGCCCACCTTTCATGTGCATGTCCACCTGAAAGCTTTTGTTCGGGAAGTAATGGGGAAAGTCTCCTCCGAGGAGATCAGGCAGATTGCGGAAAAAGAGGTGATCGAACAGATACGGGGGACTTTTTCGAAAGGAGTCCAACGCGGAGTTGACCTGTTCAGCTTTGAAGAAGCGATGTACAAAAAGGATGTGACTGCGTGGAAGCAGTTTGCAAAAAACCGCTCGAACAAAATCACCGCAGATGCTCTGGAAGGTATCACCGTTCATCTTTATTTAAGCGATTCAGGTAAGATGAAACAAAACTGGTACAACTATCCTGATGACCTTCTTCCAAAATGA
- a CDS encoding GerAB/ArcD/ProY family transporter gives MKVDGKIGISQAIMTMMLTVGITNHVNVIPLLLSSAKRDAWLSVLLASIPFIVWACILSFINNRLHQQSLHQWLRRTSGKFVSYLILIPLLISIYGMALVHLIDTQTWTTVNYLPRTPEWFTALVLMGICIIAAFGGIAPLGITAALLLPIVAILGFFVAFGNVPKKDYSLLLPVFQHGIAPIWEGMIYAGGGFCELVLLLLLQHHVRKPLRLVHYLAMIAIVIILTLSPLTGAIAEFGPIESSRQRFPAFEQWRLLSIGKDIENMEFFAIFQWLSGSFVRISLCLLLLTEILEVHTPKSRSVVLFVLGISMIVITSLPFSDMQFVGFLTHLYYPLYMFITILLTLAIAGIALWNRKREGNAEHDA, from the coding sequence ATGAAAGTGGACGGGAAAATCGGAATTAGTCAGGCGATCATGACGATGATGCTGACGGTGGGCATCACCAACCACGTCAATGTCATTCCCCTGTTGCTCAGCTCCGCCAAACGCGATGCATGGCTGAGTGTCCTGCTAGCCTCCATTCCGTTTATTGTGTGGGCCTGCATTCTCTCATTCATCAACAACCGTCTTCACCAGCAATCCTTACATCAATGGCTACGGCGTACGAGTGGAAAATTTGTCAGCTACCTCATCCTCATTCCGCTCCTGATCTCTATATATGGGATGGCACTCGTACATCTAATCGATACACAAACATGGACAACTGTGAACTACCTGCCACGAACCCCAGAGTGGTTTACGGCTCTCGTGTTGATGGGCATCTGCATCATCGCTGCCTTCGGAGGAATTGCCCCGCTAGGGATTACGGCAGCACTCCTGCTTCCCATCGTAGCGATACTGGGTTTCTTTGTCGCTTTTGGAAACGTGCCCAAAAAAGATTACAGCCTTTTGCTCCCTGTCTTTCAGCATGGCATTGCCCCCATTTGGGAAGGAATGATTTATGCTGGCGGAGGCTTCTGCGAATTGGTGCTCCTTTTATTGCTTCAGCATCATGTGAGGAAACCGCTAAGACTCGTTCATTACCTCGCGATGATCGCTATCGTGATTATTCTTACGTTGAGTCCGCTCACCGGAGCCATCGCCGAGTTCGGTCCGATTGAATCCTCGAGGCAGCGCTTCCCCGCTTTTGAACAATGGCGCCTGCTATCGATTGGAAAAGATATCGAGAACATGGAGTTTTTTGCGATTTTCCAGTGGCTGTCCGGCTCATTCGTCCGCATCTCACTCTGCTTGCTGCTGCTGACAGAGATTCTGGAGGTGCATACACCAAAGTCTCGCTCCGTTGTGCTTTTCGTCTTGGGAATCAGCATGATTGTCATTACCAGCCTCCCTTTCAGCGACATGCAATTCGTCGGGTTTTTAACCCATTTGTACTATCCGCTCTATATGTTCATCACTATTCTTCTTACGCTCGCAATCGCCGGCATCGCCTTGTGGAATCGCAAAAGAGAGGGGAATGCTGAACATGACGCGTGA
- a CDS encoding PucR family transcriptional regulator, whose product MSLQPNFFQQYQHADIDELADVIGELLQNPITIEDADHKLIAYSSHGESTDQARWSTIMGRRVPEKVLTRLWKDGVFQALLTQDDPVHVPAKDEIGLGKRVAIAIRRGADVLGYIWAQEVNRPISADDDEILKQAARAAVARLMQRQGKRKAEEQRRKEFLWELLLGNHNSETAIRQKADSLQMQLPASYLICIVEAPGARLDQYLYPLLMRDKLSWVVDGSQIILLIGLMESKKDSSDVLLRKVEHFLADSLEKLETHVSEGQVTAGYGVGYKTYTDIVKSYREALHAVKVKKLFPRETEGIHGYHELGIYRYLLQVKQWEEEQGYRNERIEKLRQYDRDNQTAMLETLETFLDAAGKVNVTAQRLHVHINTLSYRLRRIEEIMRVDLENMNQRAALYLELKMAKLNSEQ is encoded by the coding sequence TTGTCTCTACAACCGAATTTTTTTCAGCAGTACCAGCATGCGGATATCGATGAACTGGCCGATGTGATAGGTGAGCTCCTGCAAAATCCCATCACGATCGAAGATGCTGACCATAAATTGATTGCGTACAGCTCGCATGGAGAGAGCACGGATCAGGCACGATGGTCTACGATCATGGGGCGGAGAGTGCCGGAAAAAGTGCTGACACGCTTGTGGAAGGACGGTGTATTTCAGGCGCTTCTGACGCAGGATGATCCTGTCCATGTACCGGCAAAGGACGAAATCGGGCTGGGCAAGAGGGTGGCGATCGCGATCAGGCGGGGCGCAGATGTGCTCGGCTACATCTGGGCGCAGGAGGTAAACCGTCCGATCTCAGCAGACGATGACGAGATCCTGAAGCAGGCAGCTCGTGCGGCTGTCGCCAGGCTCATGCAGCGGCAGGGCAAGCGAAAGGCAGAGGAGCAGCGCCGCAAAGAGTTTCTGTGGGAGCTGTTGCTCGGCAACCACAACAGCGAGACGGCGATCCGGCAAAAAGCTGACAGCTTGCAGATGCAGCTCCCCGCGTCCTATCTGATTTGCATCGTCGAGGCGCCGGGGGCGAGGCTGGACCAGTATCTGTATCCCTTGCTGATGCGCGACAAGCTGTCCTGGGTGGTGGATGGCTCACAAATCATCCTGTTGATCGGACTGATGGAGTCCAAAAAAGATTCAAGCGATGTCTTGCTGCGGAAAGTCGAGCATTTTCTTGCTGATTCGCTGGAAAAGCTGGAGACGCACGTAAGTGAAGGACAGGTTACCGCAGGCTACGGGGTCGGGTACAAGACGTACACCGATATTGTGAAAAGCTACAGGGAGGCTCTCCATGCGGTAAAGGTCAAAAAGCTGTTTCCGCGGGAAACGGAGGGTATCCACGGATATCACGAGCTGGGAATCTACCGCTACCTGCTCCAGGTCAAGCAGTGGGAAGAGGAGCAAGGCTACCGCAACGAGCGAATCGAAAAGCTGAGGCAGTACGACCGCGACAATCAGACGGCCATGCTGGAGACGCTGGAGACGTTCCTCGACGCGGCGGGAAAGGTCAATGTAACCGCGCAACGGCTTCACGTTCACATCAATACGCTCAGCTACCGGCTGCGAAGGATCGAAGAGATCATGCGGGTCGATCTGGAGAACATGAACCAGCGTGCCGCACTTTATCTGGAGCTCAAAATGGCCAAGTTAAACAGCGAACAATAG
- the ald gene encoding alanine dehydrogenase, whose amino-acid sequence MIVGIPKEIKNNENRVAITPAGVAALVQNGHSVVVENNAGKGSNFTNEDYAAQGAKIVDSAAEAWAADMVMKVKEPLPSEYGYFREGQILFTYLHLAPEPELTRALMEKKVVAIAYETIQLDNGALPLLMPMSEVAGRMSVQIGAQFLEKQYGGKGVLLGGVPGVPKGEVVVIGGGIVGTNAAKMALGLGANVTILDVNADRLRQLDDLFQGRVQTLISNSFNIANAVKKADLLVGAVLIPGARAPRLVTEDMVKEMAPGSVIVDVAIDQGGSIETVDRITTHDNPTYEKHGVIHYAVANMPGAVARTSTLALTNVTVPYAVQLANKGYAQAIRDNKALAKGVNVIDGKVSYKAVADAHNLPYASVEDVLLVKN is encoded by the coding sequence ATGATCGTTGGGATTCCAAAAGAAATTAAAAATAACGAAAACCGCGTTGCCATCACTCCTGCAGGCGTGGCAGCTCTCGTACAGAACGGTCACAGCGTCGTTGTAGAAAACAATGCTGGAAAAGGCAGCAACTTTACCAATGAGGACTATGCGGCACAAGGCGCAAAAATCGTAGACAGTGCAGCAGAGGCTTGGGCTGCAGACATGGTCATGAAAGTGAAGGAACCGCTTCCTTCCGAGTACGGCTATTTCCGTGAAGGTCAGATTCTCTTTACTTACCTGCACCTGGCTCCAGAGCCTGAGCTCACTCGCGCTCTGATGGAGAAAAAAGTAGTAGCCATCGCATATGAAACGATCCAGCTCGACAATGGCGCACTGCCGCTGCTGATGCCAATGTCTGAAGTTGCGGGCCGCATGTCCGTGCAAATCGGTGCCCAATTCCTCGAAAAGCAATACGGCGGAAAAGGCGTTCTGCTCGGTGGCGTACCTGGCGTTCCGAAAGGCGAAGTTGTCGTAATCGGCGGCGGTATCGTAGGTACAAACGCAGCGAAAATGGCGCTCGGTCTCGGTGCAAACGTAACGATCCTCGATGTAAACGCAGATCGTCTGCGCCAGTTGGATGACCTGTTCCAAGGTCGCGTGCAAACGCTGATCTCCAACTCCTTCAACATCGCAAATGCAGTGAAGAAAGCGGACCTGCTCGTAGGTGCTGTGCTGATCCCAGGCGCTCGTGCTCCTCGTCTCGTAACAGAGGACATGGTAAAAGAAATGGCGCCAGGCTCCGTGATCGTAGACGTAGCGATCGACCAAGGCGGCTCGATCGAGACGGTAGACCGCATCACTACTCACGACAACCCTACGTATGAAAAACATGGCGTGATCCACTACGCTGTAGCAAACATGCCGGGAGCTGTCGCTCGTACTTCCACGCTGGCTCTGACCAACGTGACTGTACCGTACGCTGTTCAACTGGCAAACAAAGGCTATGCGCAAGCGATTCGCGACAACAAAGCGCTGGCAAAAGGCGTAAACGTAATCGACGGCAAAGTAAGCTACAAAGCAGTTGCGGACGCTCACAACCTGCCTTATGCTTCCGTAGAAGACGTACTCTTGGTGAAAAACTAA
- a CDS encoding spore germination protein, producing the protein MTREEQLQRLFSHCGDVVLMRFVTKEDQPMLLVYCQGLVDLRHLQEVVIPQLDSRLSEGDLRALPISFLLDDEDQWVDRLFAGDLLLFLGEGPPFAWDISSRPQRTPEEANTEVSIKGPRDGFIEDLSSNIALIRKRMRTLSLACEPFTIGTRSRTKVALLYMRDGTPPDIVDTIRERLLSCSEKKIINSAILEQKLSDQSYSLFPLVDYSGRPDFTVFMLMQGKAVVIVDGSPVAIIAPITLLELIKSPEDDQYPVGYVWLERILRLGGIWISVFLPGFWIALSAYNIEEFPFQLLATITQGRKGLPFSAPMELFGVLFIFEFLREAGARLPKTVGQTLALVGALIIGDASIRAGFTSPSMLFIGSLTVVASFTLINQSLSGAVTVARFFVFLLSAIVGTYGFVVSIIVIIYYLSTLTSIGRPYLLLNSSSNILSTLFLALFRPLISIFQQSSKKGRDAN; encoded by the coding sequence ATGACGCGTGAGGAGCAACTTCAGAGACTGTTTTCTCACTGTGGCGATGTTGTTTTGATGCGCTTTGTTACAAAAGAGGATCAACCCATGCTCCTCGTGTACTGCCAGGGACTCGTCGACCTTCGGCATTTGCAAGAGGTTGTGATTCCGCAGCTCGACAGCCGCTTGTCCGAAGGTGACCTTCGAGCGCTCCCGATTTCCTTCCTTTTGGACGATGAGGATCAGTGGGTCGATCGATTGTTTGCCGGGGATTTACTGTTGTTTCTGGGAGAAGGCCCGCCATTCGCCTGGGACATATCCAGTCGACCCCAGCGCACGCCCGAAGAAGCCAATACGGAAGTATCCATTAAAGGTCCTCGCGATGGATTTATCGAGGACCTCTCTTCGAATATCGCGCTCATCCGAAAACGGATGCGTACGCTCTCACTCGCCTGTGAGCCTTTTACGATCGGCACTCGCTCCCGTACCAAGGTCGCTCTTCTCTACATGCGCGACGGAACGCCTCCTGACATCGTCGACACCATCCGCGAGCGTCTGCTCAGCTGCAGTGAAAAAAAGATCATCAACAGTGCCATTTTGGAGCAAAAGCTCAGCGATCAGAGCTACTCCCTTTTTCCCCTTGTCGATTATAGTGGAAGACCGGATTTTACCGTCTTTATGCTCATGCAAGGGAAAGCCGTGGTCATCGTTGACGGGTCACCGGTAGCGATCATCGCTCCTATCACACTGCTGGAGCTGATCAAGTCCCCCGAGGACGACCAATACCCCGTTGGCTATGTGTGGCTGGAACGCATCCTCCGTCTCGGGGGCATCTGGATCTCCGTTTTTTTGCCTGGCTTCTGGATCGCCCTGTCCGCTTACAACATCGAGGAGTTTCCATTTCAGCTGCTGGCGACGATTACCCAAGGGCGAAAAGGCCTCCCCTTCTCCGCCCCCATGGAATTGTTCGGTGTGTTGTTCATCTTCGAGTTTTTGCGGGAGGCCGGTGCCAGACTGCCAAAGACTGTCGGACAGACCCTGGCCCTCGTCGGTGCACTGATCATCGGGGATGCCTCGATCCGCGCCGGGTTTACCTCTCCCTCGATGCTCTTCATTGGATCGCTCACAGTCGTTGCATCCTTTACACTGATCAACCAGTCATTGAGCGGTGCTGTTACCGTTGCCCGTTTTTTTGTATTTTTGCTATCCGCCATCGTCGGGACTTACGGCTTTGTCGTCAGCATCATCGTGATCATTTACTACCTGTCTACGCTGACTTCGATTGGCAGACCCTATTTGCTGCTGAACTCTTCGTCCAACATTCTCTCTACGCTGTTTCTCGCTTTGTTCCGCCCGCTCATCAGCATCTTTCAGCAGAGCTCCAAAAAAGGAAGGGATGCCAATTGA
- a CDS encoding MFS transporter encodes MNPNPTVVSKQVQSKALVASLIGSSIEWFDFFLYGTMASLVFNKLFFPSTDPTVGLLLSYLSFGLPFFIRPLGGVIFSHIGDKIGRKKTLVLTLSLMGGATVLIGLLPDYGTIGVWAPILLVLMRLIQGLGIGGEWGGALLLAVEYSDKGKRGFFGSIPQMGVTIGMLLGTLAISLMSALPDDQFMSWGWRIPFLLSAALVFIGLWIRNGINETPAFQAAKESGNIASVPIVDTFRYHWKSVLIAVGAKFVETGPFYIFSTFIIAYATKYLEYDRVTALNAVTIATLITTIMIPYMGKLSDKIGRKPLYIGGTIAIILFAFPYFYLLSLKSALWLTVATVIGLGILWAPVTAVLGTMFSEIFSTNVRYTGVTVGYQLGAALAGGTAPLIATALLGAFHSWIPVALYIVLTGVISLIAISATKETKDLNLEES; translated from the coding sequence ATGAACCCAAACCCAACGGTAGTTTCCAAACAGGTACAATCAAAAGCGCTGGTTGCCAGCTTGATCGGCAGTTCCATTGAATGGTTTGACTTTTTCCTATACGGAACGATGGCTTCCCTCGTCTTTAACAAGCTCTTCTTTCCATCTACCGACCCGACCGTAGGCTTACTGCTCTCCTATCTTTCATTTGGGTTGCCTTTCTTTATCCGTCCTCTGGGCGGTGTGATCTTTAGCCACATCGGCGATAAGATCGGACGAAAAAAGACGCTCGTGCTGACCTTGTCCCTCATGGGTGGCGCCACTGTATTGATCGGGCTTTTGCCTGACTACGGCACCATCGGGGTATGGGCCCCCATCCTGCTCGTCCTGATGCGGCTGATTCAAGGTCTGGGGATCGGCGGAGAGTGGGGAGGCGCTCTCCTTCTTGCAGTCGAATACTCCGACAAGGGCAAACGCGGTTTCTTTGGCAGCATTCCCCAAATGGGCGTTACCATCGGGATGCTCCTGGGTACCCTGGCGATTTCTCTCATGAGCGCGCTCCCCGACGATCAATTCATGTCATGGGGCTGGAGAATTCCTTTCCTCTTGAGTGCGGCACTTGTTTTTATCGGTCTGTGGATTCGCAATGGCATCAATGAAACACCTGCCTTCCAGGCTGCAAAAGAAAGCGGCAACATCGCCAGCGTTCCGATCGTGGACACGTTCCGTTACCATTGGAAATCGGTACTGATTGCCGTTGGCGCCAAGTTCGTGGAAACAGGGCCGTTTTACATCTTTTCGACCTTTATCATTGCGTACGCCACCAAGTATTTGGAGTACGACCGCGTGACTGCTCTGAATGCGGTGACCATCGCCACACTGATCACTACCATCATGATCCCGTACATGGGCAAGCTCTCCGACAAGATCGGACGCAAACCGTTGTACATCGGCGGCACGATCGCCATCATCCTGTTTGCTTTCCCTTACTTCTATCTGCTGTCTCTGAAATCGGCCCTGTGGCTGACGGTTGCTACCGTAATCGGCCTTGGCATCCTTTGGGCACCTGTCACTGCCGTATTGGGCACGATGTTTTCAGAGATATTCAGTACAAACGTACGCTACACGGGCGTCACAGTCGGCTACCAGCTGGGGGCTGCGCTCGCAGGCGGTACGGCGCCTTTGATCGCGACTGCCTTACTTGGCGCCTTTCACTCTTGGATTCCGGTCGCCCTGTATATTGTGCTAACAGGAGTCATTTCCCTGATCGCCATCTCTGCGACCAAGGAAACCAAAGACTTGAATCTGGAGGAATCATAA
- a CDS encoding quinone-dependent dihydroorotate dehydrogenase: MYQLIRKYLFQQDPEEIHEKTIHALKLVEDSAPGKSLLKMIYQLRDERLETKLWGLKFPNPVGLAAGFDKNAEVYHALGALGFGFVEVGTLTPQGQPGNPKPRLFRLAEHQAVINRMGFNNLGAYLASQHLVDFAYSDVPIGINIGKNKVTPNEEAPSDYSKCLDMLYAYGHYFVINISSPNTPNLRDLQETESLRVLIRAVREKAAEMEMRGVKKKPILLKVAPDMSDEQMHDVVHAAVEEGISGIIATNTTLSREAVEGHPKADEAGGLSGRPLTERSTAWVKQIYQEVGDKVPIVGVGGIFTGEDAYEKIRAGASLVQVYSGMIYQGPGIVKQINKKLLKLMERDGFSHIGEVVGVDAK, encoded by the coding sequence ATGTATCAGCTTATACGCAAGTATCTGTTTCAGCAGGACCCTGAAGAAATTCATGAAAAGACGATTCACGCCCTGAAGCTGGTAGAGGATTCCGCTCCGGGCAAATCTTTATTGAAAATGATCTACCAACTGCGTGACGAGCGCCTGGAGACGAAGCTGTGGGGCCTCAAGTTCCCGAATCCGGTCGGCTTGGCAGCAGGTTTTGACAAAAATGCAGAAGTGTATCACGCGCTTGGTGCACTTGGATTTGGTTTTGTAGAAGTGGGAACCCTGACGCCGCAAGGACAGCCGGGAAATCCCAAGCCGAGACTGTTTCGCTTGGCCGAGCATCAGGCGGTGATTAACCGGATGGGCTTTAACAACCTCGGAGCGTATCTGGCTTCCCAGCATCTGGTGGACTTTGCGTATTCCGACGTGCCGATCGGCATTAACATCGGGAAGAACAAGGTCACGCCGAATGAGGAAGCTCCCAGCGATTACAGCAAATGCCTGGACATGCTGTACGCGTACGGCCATTACTTTGTCATCAACATCAGCTCGCCGAATACTCCGAACTTGCGTGATTTGCAGGAAACGGAGAGCCTGCGCGTACTCATTCGCGCCGTGCGGGAAAAAGCGGCGGAAATGGAAATGCGCGGTGTCAAGAAAAAGCCGATTCTCCTGAAGGTGGCGCCAGACATGTCGGACGAGCAGATGCACGACGTGGTTCACGCAGCCGTGGAGGAAGGCATCTCCGGCATCATCGCCACGAACACGACCTTGTCCCGCGAAGCTGTCGAGGGCCATCCGAAAGCAGACGAAGCTGGCGGCCTCAGCGGCAGACCGCTGACAGAGCGTTCCACGGCTTGGGTGAAGCAGATTTATCAGGAAGTGGGAGACAAAGTACCGATCGTAGGCGTGGGCGGTATTTTCACGGGAGAAGATGCCTATGAGAAGATCCGTGCAGGCGCGAGTCTCGTTCAGGTGTACTCCGGCATGATTTATCAAGGGCCGGGAATCGTGAAGCAAATCAATAAGAAGCTGCTGAAATTGATGGAGCGAGACGGTTTTTCGCACATCGGCGAAGTAGTGGGTGTAGACGCGAAATAA